The nucleotide sequence GTCGCCGTCGAGTCCGCCGCCGAGGCGGAGCGGACGCTGGCCGACGACGCCGTCCGGGCCGAGACCGCGGCGCGGGACCTGCAGCGCGAGGTGAAGCGGCTGGAGGCGGACGTCGAGACCGTGCGGGCGCGCGCGGCCAAGGACCAGAAGCTGCTCGACTCCGGCAGCGTCTCGCCCAAGCAGATGACCGACCTGCAGCACGAGATGCAGTCCCTGGCGCGTCGTCAGTCGGACCTGGAGGACCAGGAGCTCGAGCTGATGGAGAGCCTGGAGACCGCCGAGGCCGCGCTCCGGGAGGCGCAGGCGGGCCGGGACGAGGCGCGTGCCGCGCTGGGGCGGGCCGAGCAGCTCCGCGACGACGCGCTGGCCGACATCGCCGACAGCACCACCCGGCACGAGGCCGCGCGGGCCGCCGTCGCCGGGGGCATCTCGGGGCCGCTGCTGAGCCTGTACGAGCGGATCCGCACCCAGACGGGCGCCACGGGTGCGGCGATGCTCAAGGCCCGGCAGTGCCAGGGGTGCCGGATCGAGCTGAACGGCCGGGAGCTCGCCGCCGTGCGCAACGCCGACCCGCACGAGGTGGTCCGCTGCGAGAACTGCGGGCGGATCCTGGTGCGCACCGCCGAGTCCGGGCTGTGACCCGGCGGTTCGTCGTCGAGGCCGACGGCGGGTCCCGGGGCAACCCCGGGCCGGCCGGCTACGGCGCGTTGGTGCGCGATGCGGAGACCGGGCGGGTGCTGGCCGAGCGGGCGGCGTCGGTCGGCCGGGCCACGAACAACGTCGCCGAGTACGGCGGCCTGGTGGCCGGGCTGCAGGCGGCGCTGGATCTCGACGCGTCCGCCCAGGTGGAGGTCCGGATGGACTCCAAGCTCGTGGTCGAGCAGATGTCGGGCCGCTGGAAGATCAAGCACCCCGACATGCAGCAGCTGGCGCTCCAGGCCCAGCAGATCGCCCGCAAGCTGGGCGGGGTGCGCTACACCTGGGTGCCGCGGGCCCAGAACGGCGCGGCTGACGCGCTGGCCAACAGCGCGATGGACGGCAGGCCGGTCCACCGCGACGCCGCCGCCGAACCCACGGTCGCCGAGGACGACGTCCAGCCGGTGCGCGAGCCGGCGCCGGTGGTCACCACGGTGACCCACCTGCTGCGCCACGGGCAGACGGAGCACACGCCCGAACGCCGGTTCAGCGGCCGCAACGACCTTCCCCTGTCGCGCACCGGCCGGGCCGAGGCCGAGGCGGCGGGGGAGCGCGCTGCCCAGCTGGGCATCGAGGTGGTCGTCGCGTCGCCGCTGCGGCGGACGCGGGAGACCGCGGAGATCGTGGCCGCGCGGCTCGGCCTGCCGGTCGAGTTCGACGACGACCTCCGGGAACTGGACTTCGGTGACCTCGAGGGGCTGACCTTCGACGAGGCCCGTGCCCGGCACCCGCTCGCGGTGCGCCGGTTCATGGCCGACGTGACGGTCGCGGCACCCGGCGGCGAATCGATCGCCGACGTGAGCACGCGGCTGGCCGGCGCCCGGCGGCGGATCCTCACCCGGCACGCGGGGAGGACCGTGCTGGTCGTCAGCCACGTGACGCCGATCAAGCTCCTGCTGGCGGCCGGGCTGGGGACCGGCGACGACGTGGTCCATCGAGTGTTCCTGGAGGCGGCGTCGCTGTGCACTGTCGCGTGGAGTTCCGACGGCCGGGCGTCGGTGCGCCTGGTGAACGACACCGCGCACCTGCGCTGAGGCGGTTCCGGGATGGCGAAGCGGGCGATGGCGTGGGCGGTGGGCGTGACGCTGGCCGCGTTCGGCCTCCCGGTGCTGCTCCAGGTCGGGCGCGGTGGCGGCGGGGACGTCCTGCTCCCGCCGGCGGGTGAGCTGGGAATCCTGGCCCTCTCGGTGGTCCTCGTGTTCGGGCTGACGTTCCTGGTCGCCTACGGGGTGCAGCGGTGGAACCGGAGACGGGCTGGTCAGACCCGGGTGAACAGGTAGACCGAGACCGCGACGCCGAAGGTCACGATCACCACCCGCAGCAGGGTCGCGGGGATGCGGGTGGCGATGCGGGCGCCCAGGAACCCGCCGACCAGGCCGGCCGGGGCGGCCACGGCGACGACCACCCAGTCGACCGGGCCGAAGAGCCCGAAGACCACCAGGGTGACGGTGGCGGTGACGGCGGAGAGCGCCGACTTGAGCGCGTTGGCCAGCTTGATCCGTTGCAGGCCGATGCCCAGCACGCCCACGAGGATGACCCCGAGCGCGCCCCCGAAGTAGCCCCCGTAGGCCGTGGCGAAGAAGAGCACCACGTACAGCCACCCCGGGTCGCGGCCGGGCTCGGCGGCGTCGACGCCGGACAGCCGCCGGGTGATCACGGGCTGGACGGCCAGCAGCAGACTGGCCAGCAGCACCAGGACCGGGACGAGGACGTCGAAGGCGTCCGACGGCGTGGTGAGCAGCAGGACGCTGCCGGCGAGGCCGCCGAGCACCGCCACCGCGCCGAACCGGAGGAGCCGCCGACGCTGGCCGGCGTACTCCGGGCGGAACCCGGCGACGCCGCCGAGATACCCGGGCCACTGCGCCAGCGAGTTGGTGACGTTCGCCGCCACCGTGCCCAGGCCGAGCGCCACGAGGGTGGGGAAGAGGATCAGCGAGCCACCGCCGGCGATGGAGTTGACGGCTCCCGCGAGAAGCGCGACGCCGGCCACGATGAGCAGCTCGGCGGCGGACACGAGCGGTGACCCTACGGTGGACCCATGCGGAAGCCGGGGAACGCGACGTGGCTGGCTGCCCTGCTGGGCGGCTCCGGGGGGCTGCACCTGGTCCGGCCGCGCACGTACGAGTGGCTGGTGCCACCGGAGCTCGGCGACGCCCGGGCGTGGGTGGTGGCCTCCGGCGTCGCCGAGATCGGGACGGCGGCGCTGCTGGCCGCGCCGGCCACCCGCCGGGCCGGGGGCTGGGCCGCCGCGGGCCTGCTGCTCGCGTTCGTGCCGGCGCACCTGCACACGTTCCGGGTGATCCCGCGCGAGGCGCTGCCGCTGGCGGTGGCCACGCTCCGGCTGCCGCTGCAGGCGCCGATGGTCGCCGCCGCACTCCGGGTCGCCCGCGGACGCTGACCCCGTCGTCGCGGCAGACTGCGCCCATGCCGACGAGTCCCCTGCCCGACGACTGGCAGCGCGCCCTGGTGATCGCCGCTCACCCCGACGACATCGAGTACGGCCTCGCGGCCGCCGTCGCCGTCTGGACATCAGCCGGCAAGGAGGTGCACTACCTGCTGGCCACCCGCGGGGAGGCGGGGATGGCCGGCGTGCCTCCCGAGGAGGCCGGGCCACTGCGCGAGGAGGAGGAGCGGCGGTCGGCCGCCGTCGTCGGGGTCGGCGAGGTCGAGTTCCTCGATCACCGGGACGGCGTGCTGGTGGCCGGCCCCGAGCTGCGCCGCGACCTGGCCGCGGCGATCCGGCGGCACCGGCCGGAGCTGGTCGTCACCGGCTACTTCGGTGCCACGTGGACGCCGCCCGGTGTCTCCCCGGCCTCCGTGAACTCCGCGGACCACCGGGCGCTGGGGCAGTCGGTGATCGACGCGGTGGCCGACGCCGGGAACGAGTGGATCTTCCCCGACCTCGCGGAGGAGCGGTGGAGCGATGTGCGGTACATCGCCGTGGGCGAGCTGGTCGACCCGCCGCACGAGGTGGACGTCAGCGGCGTGGTGGACCTGGCCGTGGCATCGCTGTCCGAGCACCGGCGGTACCTGGAGCTGCTGTCGGACGACCCGGTCGAGGAACAGGCCCGGCAGATCGTCGACATGTCCACGCTGACGGAGGACGGACGTCGCCGGGTGGGCTTCCGGCTCTACTGGGGGTAGCCGACGCCGCCGGCCTCGCCCGCAGCGGGCGAGGTCGGCGAGAGCTGGTCACCGGAGGGCTCAGAAGGGTGGTGGGTCGTCGGCCGGGTCGGGTGGTGGTGAGGGTGGCTCGGTGAGGACCCGATAGCCGGGTGGCCGGCTGACCCGGGTGACCCCGCTCGGCGTGATCACGGTGAGTACGCCGTCGTCGTCGAGGGTGTGGGTCCAGTCGGGGGCGAAGGTCTTGAGCCGGTGGTGGCGGCGGCAGAGGCAGCACAGGTTCTGGCACGAGGTCTGGCCGCCGTGGGCGTGCGCGACGACGTGGTCCAGGTCGGCCCAGCCGGCCCGGACGGTGCAGCCGGGGTGCCGGCAGGTGCGGTCCCGCGCCCGCAGGAACCGCTGCTGGACGGGTGTGGGGCGGTAGCGGTCGACCGGGCCCGGCCGGGCCGGCAGGGGGCAGGCGCAGAGCGTGGCGGGGTGGTCGGGGCGGCCGCGGCGGGCCAGCCGCTCGAGTTCTGTGCGGCCGAGGACGGCCAGCAGCGCGCCGGCGGCGTCGGTGATCGCGATGTCCAGGCTGCCGCCGGTCGGTGCGCGCAGCCCGCCGGGGCCGACCGCGTCGAGCTGGGCGAGCAGTTCGCGCAGGTGGGCGGCGGTGATCGGCTCCCCGTCCACCTCCCCGACCGGCGCCGGCGCGTGGGTGAAGGCGGCGGGCAGCGGCGCGCCGGCGGCGAGGAAGCTGGCCGGGGTGAGCGCGGTCAGGGGTGCGACCACGGTGAGGTGCGCGGTCACCGGTGGCCGGGTGTCGTCCCAGGGGCGGAGCATCAGGTCCGCCGCCGCTCCGGCGCGGAGCATGCCCAGCGGCCGGGTGTCGCCGGCCTCCTTGGCCGCGCGGGCGTGCCGGTCGGCGGCGTCCCGGCAGGCGCGGGCCTCGGGATGGGGCAGCAGAGCGCGGAACTCGCTCATCCCGTCCCCGACCGGACGCACCGTCACATCCGCCCCGCGCCGCCGCTGCTCCCGCCGCCGGTCGGCCGCCGCGGCGTCGCGCGCCAGCAGCTCGGCGCGCACGGCTTCCCGTAGCTTGCGCGCGCCCAGTTCGGCGGCGCGGGGCAGGACCGCGGTCTCCATGCCGGCGATCGCGGCCGGGTCGGTGTCGCGGCCGGTGGCGGCGACCTCCGCGGCCATGGCCCGCGCCCGCGCCCAGTCCAGCCGTCCCAGGCTGAGCTCCGCGTGCGTGGCCGGCAGCCGGGTGGTGAGGATCTCGGCGTGCTCGAGCTGGGTGACCGCCGCAGTGCGGCTGCAGTTCTGGATCAGCGCCAGTTCATCGGGCAGGAACTCGCTGACCCCCGGCGGCCCGACCTGCCCGGCCTGTTCCCCACCCGGTGACCGGCCGTCCGGCGCGGGACGGGCGGCCGCCAGGTCCATGACGAGCTCGGCGCGCAGCGCGGCCAGCTTCGCCTCGGCCACCACGATCTGCCCGAGCAACTCCGCGGTCTCCGCCGCGCTGCGGCGGGCCGGCAGCCACCCGCCGAGCGGTTCCTCCCGATCGCAGAAGTCGGGATCGTCGATCTCCCACGGCGAGGGCGCCGTGTCCACCGACGTCACGGTCACCCCGACCGCGAACCCGACCACCGACATACCCGCAGGCTAAGCGGGGGGTACGACACATTCCGGCGCCCCGATCCAGGCCGGTCGGCGACGCGGCCGGACGGGCAGGTCCTAGACTGGCCGGCACGACGGACGAGTCGGCTGGGCGGTCGCGTCGGCGGGGGAGACCCCGTCGCCGAGGAACGTCCGGGCTCCACAGGGCAGGGTGGTCGTTAACGACGACCCGGGGTGACCCGCGGGACAGTGCCACAGAAAACAGACCGCCAGCGCGTGCGCTGGTAAGGGTGAAACGGTGGTGTAAGAGACCACCAGCACGCCGGGTGACCGGCGTGGCTCGGTAAACCCCACCCGGAGCTAGGTCAAGAAGGGGCGGCGGTTCGCCGTCGTCCCGCGCAGGCGTTCGAGGGCGGCCCGCCCGAGCCTGCGGGTAGACCGCTCGAGCCTGCCGGCAACGGCAGGCCTAGATGGATGACCGCCCATCGGGACGCCGCGAGGCGCCCGTGGACAGAACCCGGCGTACAGGCCGACTCGTCCGTCGTCCTCCCCATGATCAGACCTGTCCCCGCAGGTCCCCTCGGCGTGTCACGAAAACGTCATGCGCGCGATCGGGTTGTGCGCGTTCGAGATGGACCGCTCCGGGCATGGAATGCGAAGGCCCGATGGCGGGCCTGGTGGGACGCGGACCTCCCTGGGTCCGTCCACCGTGCTGCCGGGTCCTCCCCGACCCATGTTCTTCCCCGGCGGGAACCGATTCGCCGTCCGCACCACGGGTGGCGGTACCGCACCGTGCCCGATGTCCTCCGCAGCACCGGGAGGGCATGCCCCCTCGGACGAAGGAGTCTCCATGCGCAAGGCGTTCGCACTTCCGACCGTCGCCCTCGTCGCCACCGCCTTCCCGCTGCTGGCCGCGACCTCGGCTTCGGCCGCCGACCACGACGGCAGCTACCAGGCCACGCTGGGTGCGCTCAACGAGTCCGGCGTCACGGGGACCGGCATGGTGACCCTCTCCGGTGACCAGGCCA is from Blastococcus sp. HT6-4 and encodes:
- a CDS encoding C4-type zinc ribbon domain-containing protein, translating into MKADHFEQQKLLELAAEDVALTQLAHRRRTLPEAVAVESAAEAERTLADDAVRAETAARDLQREVKRLEADVETVRARAAKDQKLLDSGSVSPKQMTDLQHEMQSLARRQSDLEDQELELMESLETAEAALREAQAGRDEARAALGRAEQLRDDALADIADSTTRHEAARAAVAGGISGPLLSLYERIRTQTGATGAAMLKARQCQGCRIELNGRELAAVRNADPHEVVRCENCGRILVRTAESGL
- a CDS encoding DUF222 domain-containing protein, giving the protein MSVVGFAVGVTVTSVDTAPSPWEIDDPDFCDREEPLGGWLPARRSAAETAELLGQIVVAEAKLAALRAELVMDLAAARPAPDGRSPGGEQAGQVGPPGVSEFLPDELALIQNCSRTAAVTQLEHAEILTTRLPATHAELSLGRLDWARARAMAAEVAATGRDTDPAAIAGMETAVLPRAAELGARKLREAVRAELLARDAAAADRRREQRRRGADVTVRPVGDGMSEFRALLPHPEARACRDAADRHARAAKEAGDTRPLGMLRAGAAADLMLRPWDDTRPPVTAHLTVVAPLTALTPASFLAAGAPLPAAFTHAPAPVGEVDGEPITAAHLRELLAQLDAVGPGGLRAPTGGSLDIAITDAAGALLAVLGRTELERLARRGRPDHPATLCACPLPARPGPVDRYRPTPVQQRFLRARDRTCRHPGCTVRAGWADLDHVVAHAHGGQTSCQNLCCLCRRHHRLKTFAPDWTHTLDDDGVLTVITPSGVTRVSRPPGYRVLTEPPSPPPDPADDPPPF
- a CDS encoding bifunctional RNase H/acid phosphatase; amino-acid sequence: MTRRFVVEADGGSRGNPGPAGYGALVRDAETGRVLAERAASVGRATNNVAEYGGLVAGLQAALDLDASAQVEVRMDSKLVVEQMSGRWKIKHPDMQQLALQAQQIARKLGGVRYTWVPRAQNGAADALANSAMDGRPVHRDAAAEPTVAEDDVQPVREPAPVVTTVTHLLRHGQTEHTPERRFSGRNDLPLSRTGRAEAEAAGERAAQLGIEVVVASPLRRTRETAEIVAARLGLPVEFDDDLRELDFGDLEGLTFDEARARHPLAVRRFMADVTVAAPGGESIADVSTRLAGARRRILTRHAGRTVLVVSHVTPIKLLLAAGLGTGDDVVHRVFLEAASLCTVAWSSDGRASVRLVNDTAHLR
- a CDS encoding sulfite exporter TauE/SafE family protein, producing the protein MSAAELLIVAGVALLAGAVNSIAGGGSLILFPTLVALGLGTVAANVTNSLAQWPGYLGGVAGFRPEYAGQRRRLLRFGAVAVLGGLAGSVLLLTTPSDAFDVLVPVLVLLASLLLAVQPVITRRLSGVDAAEPGRDPGWLYVVLFFATAYGGYFGGALGVILVGVLGIGLQRIKLANALKSALSAVTATVTLVVFGLFGPVDWVVVAVAAPAGLVGGFLGARIATRIPATLLRVVIVTFGVAVSVYLFTRV
- a CDS encoding PIG-L deacetylase family protein, which gives rise to MPTSPLPDDWQRALVIAAHPDDIEYGLAAAVAVWTSAGKEVHYLLATRGEAGMAGVPPEEAGPLREEEERRSAAVVGVGEVEFLDHRDGVLVAGPELRRDLAAAIRRHRPELVVTGYFGATWTPPGVSPASVNSADHRALGQSVIDAVADAGNEWIFPDLAEERWSDVRYIAVGELVDPPHEVDVSGVVDLAVASLSEHRRYLELLSDDPVEEQARQIVDMSTLTEDGRRRVGFRLYWG